The Candidatus Zixiibacteriota bacterium DNA segment CCCGCAAAAAGGGTAGATTAGCACCATTTCATACCGAAGTGGTTGATAGTTCCAGATCATCAGTGAGCCATAGAAAGCAACTATCATGGCTGCAACAAAAAGCTGTCCGCTGGAAACAGCCGAGGATTTTCTCCTCCACATATCCAATCTACCGGCGTGGAAGAACAGGTAGCCCACATACACCGCTCCCAAAAGCGCCGCTGTGGTCATCCTGGGAAAGAGTTCCGAGTTCACGCCGAAGGAAACAAGTTTCCAAACGAAATCATCAAAAGACTGCAGCCCTTCAGGCGATCCATAGAGCGACAACGTTTTCTCGCCGATATAACCTGTCACCTCCTGCTGCGTTGGCAGGTAGCTGAAGACAATCCAGAACAACATGACCAAAGCAAAACCTGAGACATAAAAGATCGCCGGCCTGAAACGACCCGCCTTTTTGTCGGACACCAATGCCTCATGCAAAAGCATACAGGCAAACGGAAACAAAAACACAATTCCCGTGATCTTGCCGAAAAACACAGCCACAGCCAGGGCTGCGCCTCCAGCGGCATAACCGACCGGATTCCGGGCGTGCGTTACCAGCAAGAGACTCAAAGCGGCATAGAACCACATGGCGTTCTCCAAGAACGGAAAACGCCCGAAGAAAAACTGGCTGAAATTGAGACCGATCAGGGCCAGGTAGATCAATCCAGCCGCATGCCCGGCTGTCCTCCTCAAAAACAAAAAGAAAAACAACAGCCCGCCGAACGAGTAGATAAGTCCAACCAGTTTCGATTCGACCATGCCGGTCCCGACCAGTTTGAAGACAACCGTCGCCAGAACGGTGACCGATGACTTCAAAAAGAACACGTAGCGGTTGTCGTGGTACGGATTAAACTCACCGGCCTCGACATAGTTGGCTGCATAGAGCGTGTACTGGGGCGGATCGGTGTAGATATCGGTAGAGCCGGAAACATCAGCCGGTGGATCGGCATCCAGACGCCACAATCGCAAACCCAGGATCAGGGCAAGCAGACTTAGGGCGATAACCGTATCTCTTGAGATTCGAAAACGCATTTCGTTAGTCTCAGCCAAAGAACGCTTTCACTTGGTCGGCAACATACGTCACTTGCTCATCAGTCATCTCAGGATAGATAGGCAGAGATAATATTTCACCGGCCATCTTTTCGGTAATTGGGAAGTCCCCTTCACGACAATCGAGATAGTCAAACGCCTTTTGCATGTGGATCGGGATCGGGTAATGGATCAACGACGGCACACCGCTCTCGCTGAGATGCTTCTGCATCTGATCGCGCTGTTCGGTTTCGATAACATAGAGATGGAACACTTGCCTGAGGTCATCATCGAATCTCGGCAACTTGATCGGCACCGCGGCCAGTAACCGGTTATACAGCAACGCCACCCGGTTACGTTCTGAGTTCCAATGATCCAGATGCGACAGCTTAACCTTCAGCACCGCCCCCTGGATACCTTCCATGCGAGCGTTGTAACCGAGCAACTCGTGCACATATTTCTTGTTGGAACCATGGTCGCGTAGCATCCGGACCTTGCGGTCAAGCTCCGGGTCATCGGTTGTCACGGCACCGGCTTCGCCGTAGGCGCCCAGGTTCTTGCCGGGATAAAACGAAAATGCGGCCAGCCTGCCCATCGATCCGGCCGGACGGTCTTTGTACCTGGCCCCGTGCGCCTGTGCAGCATCTTCGAGTACCGGGATATCATGGTTGGCGGCCAGTTGTGTTATGGCGTCCATGTCGGCCGGGCAGCCGTACAGGTGCACCGGAATGATGGCCCGTGTTCGTGAGGTGATGGCCATCTTCAAGAGCGTCGGGTCCAGGTTTCGTGTTTCCGGGTCGATATCGACCAAGACCGGTCGGGCTCCGGCATGAACGATGGCGGCAGCCGTGGCAATGAACGTGTTGGCCGCCGTGATGACTTCGTCACCCGGTCCGACTTCCAGTGCCCGCAGGGCCAGGGTCAGCGCCGTGGTGCCGCTGTTGCAGCCGATGGCGAACTTGGTGCCGCAATAGTCGGCGTAGGCGCTTTCGAATTCCTGCACCGCCGGTCCCAGGACGTAGGCGGAACTGTCCAGAACCTTTCGGATAGCCTCATCGATCTCGGGCTTGATCGATTGGTAGTTGGCTTGCAGATCGAGGTATTTGATTTCCATATCATTCCTTGTAGCTCTGTCTTCGGTGTCTTGTCTTTGCAGGTCAGTCCGCCGCGGCGGACCGTGATCCTGACCATTGCGTTCTTCTTGTAGGCAGGTCTGTCTTCAAACCTGCCGATTGTGGCGGGTCCACGCCGCGGCGCGCAGGCGAAGACGGACCCACCCTGCGAGGAGGTTATGGTCACAGTAAGATAGCCGCCTTCGACCAGCCTGTCAAGGTGGCGGTTGGGGAAGATCAGTTCTCCTGTCGAAACCTGCCCCTCGACTGCGCTTGGGGCATCCCTTCGGGCCAGGGGTCTCGACCTACCAGACTGTCGGGTCAGAATTTTTAGGCGGGCCAAAACCAAGAACCGACAGAACAGCGACGGATGAGATGTGGACTCATCGGCGTCATTGCGAGGAGGGAACGCAGTGGCCGACGCGGCAATCTCAATTTGTTGTACATTTGTCATGCCGAGTGCAGTCGTGGCATGAGCCCTGGCAATTCACCCTTCGACTGCGCTCAGGGTGACGGAGTCGAGACGCACTCACACTTACATTGCGCGAAGCGTGAAAAAAATCGACCTGTCACCTGTGGTGGTCGAGTCTTCAGACTCGGCCACGTTACCCGGCGCGATCTGAAGATCACACCGGCACAATTCGTTGAGCACCCCTCGACTCCGCTCGGGGCATCCCTTCGGGCCAGGGGTTTCGACCTACAAGAAACTGGCGCACAACAATGGCGGGTTCACGCCGCGGCGCGCAGGCGAAGACGGACCCGCCCTACAAGAGTAACAACTTCATCGCTCGCTTGCTACCGTTCGAAGACAACCTTCCCGCCGACCAAAGTCATGTGAGCACGACCGGCCAGTTTCCAGCCTATGAACGGCGTGTTTTTGGAAAGCGACCGGATATCCTTTTCGCGCACCGTCCACTTCTTGTCCGGATCAATGATCGTAATGTCGGCCACCGTTCCTTCCTGTAACCGGCCGCCCGGCAGGTTGAGAATACGGGCCGGGTTGATTGTCATTTTACGAATGACATCGGCCCAACTGAGGTATCCCTTGTCGATGACGAATTTCTTTACCAGCCCCAGTGTCGTCTCCAGTCCGATCATCCCCGGCGGCGCCTGATCGAACTCGCAGTCCTTCTCCTCCATCGAATGCGGCGCATGGTCGGAGGCAATGCAGTCGATAGTGCCGTCCACCAAACCCTCAAGCACACCTTCCTTATCCTCGTGCGACCTTAAGGGCGGGTTGCAACGGAGACTGGTGTTGAACTCTTTGCCTATTTCTTCGTCGGTCAGCACCAGGTGGTGCGGGGTGACTTCGCAAGTGACATTTATCCCGTCCGCTTTGGCCTGACGGATAGCATCAACGGCTCCTTTGGTGGTTACATGCTGGATGTGCAACCGGCTGCCGGTCACGCGGCAAAGAGCAATATCCCGCTGCACCGCGATCTCCTCGGCCACCGACGGCGCTCCCGCGATACCCAACCGGGCCGACTGGTACGATTCGTTCATGACAGCACCGGCACAGAGAAACTCATCCTCGGCATGTTGCATCACCGGAATTCCGAACATACTCGCATACTCCAGCGCCCGCCTCATGATCTGTGGGTTCTGAAGGTAGCGTCCGTCGTCGGAGATGCCAACGGCTCCGACCTTGATGAGGTCACCGATTTCCGACAGCTCGGCCCCATTTGACTGCTTGGTGATAGCGCCGACCACATAGACTCGGGCATCGGCCTCCTTGGCCCGGTCTTGCACGAACTTGACTGTTTCCTGGTTGTCGATCACCGGCGTTGTGTTGGGCATGCAGCAGACCGAGGTAAACCCACCGGCGGCCGCGGCGCGACACCCGGTGATAACCGTTTCCTCGTCCTCGCGCCCCGGTTCGCGCAGATGCACATGTATATCGATCAATCCGGGCACCACCAGTTTGCCCGAGGCGTCAATAATCTGATCGTCGGCGAATCCTCTCAACAGCGTCGTTGATTTTCCCTCCAGCGCAATCTTGGCCACGCTACCGTCTTTGATAAACAGATCAGCATCACGCCCGAAGCCGAGTTCCGGATCGATGACTCGCCCGCCTGTTACCACCAGATCATATTTCTTGCTTGCCATTATTCGGTTTCTCCTTCCGTCCGCCCCGACAACAGATAGAGCACCGCCATACGTACTGCCTGACCGTTGGTCACCTGGTCGAGAATCACCGAACTCTTGCCGTCGGCTACATCGGAGGACATCTCGACACCGCGATTGATCGGTCCCGGATGCATGACTGTGTAGTTTCGATTGAGTCGTTTGAGCCGTTCCCGGTTGACGCCAAACAGAGCCGAGAACTCACGCCGCGATGGAAACAGCCCGGACTGTTGACGCTCTTCCTGAATGCGCATTACGTTCACAACGTCGGCGCCATCAAGCGCTTCGTCGAGATCGGTGTAGACATCACAACCGAACTGGTCCACCTCATAGGGCATCAGGGTCGATGGTCCGCAGACGGCCACCGAAGCACCCATCGTTTGCAGACCCCAGATATTCGAACGAATGACGCGCGAGTGTTTTACATCACCGACCAGCACCACGCGCAGCCCATCCAGTTTGCCGTACTTTTGTCGGATCGTGAACATATCCAAAAGTGCTTGCGTGGGGTGTTCGTGGCAACCGTCACCGGCATTGATAATATTGGTGTCCATGCACTGGGTAAGGAAATATGGAGCGCCTGAAGAGGAGTGTCGTACCACGGTCATGTCGATTTTCATTGCTTCGATATTCTGCACGGTATCGCGTAGCGACTCACCTTTCTTGACCGAGGATGTCGAAGTGCTGAAATTGACGGTGTCTGCCGAGAGGCGTTTCTCGGCCAACTCGAATGAAATTCGGGTGCGCGTCGACGGTTCATAAAAGAGGTTGAGCACCGTAATACCGCGCAAGGTGGGAACCTTTTTGATTCGACGTTCGATCACCTCGCGGAAAGTAACGGCCGTGTCCAGAATCTTCTCGATATCTTCGCGCGGAACACCCTCAAGCCCTAACAGGTGTCGTGAACTCAATCGGCTCATTTGGACCTCCCTGTCTTGGACTTGGCCGCTTTCCCGGTTTTGGTGGCCGAGGCTGCTTTCTCATCATGTTCCAGCCGGACCTGATCGGCGCCGTCCTTTTCATCAAGCTGCACCAGCACCCGGTCCGATTTGGCCGTGGGAATGTTGGCGCCTACATAGTCGGCTTTGATTGGCAGTTCTCTATGGCCTCGATCAACCAGCACGGCCAGTTGAATGGTACGTGGCCGTCCAAAGTCGACAATCTGATCCAGCGCCGAACGAACGGTGCGGCCGGTGAACAGGACATCGTCGACGATAATCACATTGCGATCAACCACCTCGAACAGAATATCGGTGCGTTGCACAATCGGTTGGGCCAGTGTGGAGTGGACATCGTCGCGGTACAAACTGATGTCCATCAGGCCCACCGGCACCTGGACACCCTCAATGTCCTCTATGGTGGCAGCAATACGGCGCGCCAGCGGAGCGCCCCGAGTCAGGATACCGATGAGCACCACACTGTCGGGACCTAAGTTGTGTTCCAGAATCTCGTGGGCGATTCGGGTCAAGGCGCGGCTGATTTTCTTGGCGTCCATTACGACGTCATTCTTGGCAGGCAAAGATACCTCCTGTATCGAAAAAAAAGATGGCTCTTTCCTTGGTTTGAGTTTGTCCGGCGGGAATTATGGCAGAGGTCATCGCTTTGGTTCTCGTCCTTTGGTGACCTCACAGGATCACTTTAAAAGGTTCATCCGTTGTCGGCGTTTTGAGTCAAGAGGACGACGGATGGTGAACTATTACGCTGTCGTTGGATAATAACAGGTTCGGCCACGCAGTCAAGCAGACGTGATAAAAAAAACGCACTATCTTCATCCGCGGTCGCCCGAGAGCGTTGAGACAATCGACGCCAGCCCGGGGGTGTCGAAAAACTCGCTTTTGGTGTGCAGTCGCGCCGACTGATGGTCTGACAGAGTCAGTACCATGTCGGTCAAATCATAGATGATATCGCCGTCATGGGTCACAATCATCATTCCCACCCGTTGTTTTTTGAGCTGTCGGCACAATTGAATAAAGCGCCCGACTCCCTCCTGGTCCAGCCCGCAGGTTGGCTCGTCGAAAAGGACAAAGCGGGGACGCATCGACAACACGGCGGCGAAGGCCAGCCTTCGTTTCTCACCGCCCGACAGGGTGATGGGATCGCGATCTCTGAATACTTCACCATTTAGCCCGGCCAGTTTGAACAGGGCTGCGATCTGGGCTTTGGCCGGCGCACGCCCAAAGTTGGACGGGCCGAAGGCAATCTCCTCGGTGCAGGTGGACAGAAAAAACTGACGCTCCGGTTGCTGAAACAGGGCGGTCACAGAGCCGCGCAGGCGATCCGGTGTAAGTTGACTGCCCTCGGCATCCGACAGCCGAACTTCACCCCGAGTCGGAGTCAGCAGACCACACATTAGCTGCACCAGACTGCTCTTGCCCGAACCTGAAGGACCGACAACACCCAGGATTTCGCCGGCCTCCAGACAAAAACTCAAGTTTTCGATGATCTGAGATTCGCCTGAATAGCCGAAGCCGAGTTTGACGGCCGCGATTTGCTGAAGCGCATCATCGGGCGGAGTCAGGTCAAAACTCGCCGGTATCATCTGATCTGAGTCTGCCGGTGAACAACTGAGAGAACTCCGCACACACAGTTCCTCATCGGCAAAAATCTCCCGGGGGCACCCATCGGCCACCACGCTGCCGTCCAGCATAACAATCAGGCGGTCATACTGCCTGGCCACGTGCGGGTACTGGGTAATCCGTATCTCAATGAGGTCCGGGGTTGCTGTCTTCAATCGTTTGAGTTCATCGGCCAGGAATGACTTACCGGCCTGGTCCAAAAACGAGTCGGGTTCGTCCAGTACCAGAATCGGCGGCCGCAGCACCATCACCGAGCCCAGAGCCACGCGCTGTTTTTCACCGCCCGACAGTTCGCTGGTAAGCCTCTTGCGCAGGTGCCCTATCCGGAATCGTTCGAGGGTTTCAGAAATCCTGCCTTCCATTTCATCCGGCCGAGTGCCCAGGTTCTCAAGGGCGAACGCTATCTCTTTCTCGACCGTAACCGCCACCATCTGATTGTCCGGGTTTTGAAAAAGTAAACCCACCGGCAAAACGGCATGGCTGGGATCATGAATCTCCAGACGTCCGCCTTGCGGCTCAAAAAGACCGGCCAGCATGAGCGCGAAAGTCGACTTGCCACACCCGTTGGCGCCCATGATGCACACCGATTCGCCCACTTCGATTGACAGAGTGAGATGGTTCAGCGCCGGTTGCGGTTGCTCAGGGTAGGAATATGTGACATTGGTCAGCTTTATCATGGCCTGCTACCAGCCGCGAGCCGAACGCAACTGCGTAATCTGCGCTACATGTGTACGGCCATGCACGGCGATAATCTCGACCAGATCGTACAGGCTGATCTTGCCGATCTCCGGATGCTCAGCCGTTCTCTGCCAACTCTCCTCCGGGATCGATTCAAGCATGAAGCAGCACCGATAGTGAACGCCGTGCAGAATAGCCATCGAGATTTCAATCGGCAGCTTAACGT contains these protein-coding regions:
- a CDS encoding DegT/DnrJ/EryC1/StrS family aminotransferase; the protein is MEIKYLDLQANYQSIKPEIDEAIRKVLDSSAYVLGPAVQEFESAYADYCGTKFAIGCNSGTTALTLALRALEVGPGDEVITAANTFIATAAAIVHAGARPVLVDIDPETRNLDPTLLKMAITSRTRAIIPVHLYGCPADMDAITQLAANHDIPVLEDAAQAHGARYKDRPAGSMGRLAAFSFYPGKNLGAYGEAGAVTTDDPELDRKVRMLRDHGSNKKYVHELLGYNARMEGIQGAVLKVKLSHLDHWNSERNRVALLYNRLLAAVPIKLPRFDDDLRQVFHLYVIETEQRDQMQKHLSESGVPSLIHYPIPIHMQKAFDYLDCREGDFPITEKMAGEILSLPIYPEMTDEQVTYVADQVKAFFG
- a CDS encoding dihydroorotase yields the protein MASKKYDLVVTGGRVIDPELGFGRDADLFIKDGSVAKIALEGKSTTLLRGFADDQIIDASGKLVVPGLIDIHVHLREPGREDEETVITGCRAAAAGGFTSVCCMPNTTPVIDNQETVKFVQDRAKEADARVYVVGAITKQSNGAELSEIGDLIKVGAVGISDDGRYLQNPQIMRRALEYASMFGIPVMQHAEDEFLCAGAVMNESYQSARLGIAGAPSVAEEIAVQRDIALCRVTGSRLHIQHVTTKGAVDAIRQAKADGINVTCEVTPHHLVLTDEEIGKEFNTSLRCNPPLRSHEDKEGVLEGLVDGTIDCIASDHAPHSMEEKDCEFDQAPPGMIGLETTLGLVKKFVIDKGYLSWADVIRKMTINPARILNLPGGRLQEGTVADITIIDPDKKWTVREKDIRSLSKNTPFIGWKLAGRAHMTLVGGKVVFER
- a CDS encoding aspartate carbamoyltransferase catalytic subunit; the encoded protein is MSRLSSRHLLGLEGVPREDIEKILDTAVTFREVIERRIKKVPTLRGITVLNLFYEPSTRTRISFELAEKRLSADTVNFSTSTSSVKKGESLRDTVQNIEAMKIDMTVVRHSSSGAPYFLTQCMDTNIINAGDGCHEHPTQALLDMFTIRQKYGKLDGLRVVLVGDVKHSRVIRSNIWGLQTMGASVAVCGPSTLMPYEVDQFGCDVYTDLDEALDGADVVNVMRIQEERQQSGLFPSRREFSALFGVNRERLKRLNRNYTVMHPGPINRGVEMSSDVADGKSSVILDQVTNGQAVRMAVLYLLSGRTEGETE
- the pyrR gene encoding bifunctional pyr operon transcriptional regulator/uracil phosphoribosyltransferase PyrR translates to MPAKNDVVMDAKKISRALTRIAHEILEHNLGPDSVVLIGILTRGAPLARRIAATIEDIEGVQVPVGLMDISLYRDDVHSTLAQPIVQRTDILFEVVDRNVIIVDDVLFTGRTVRSALDQIVDFGRPRTIQLAVLVDRGHRELPIKADYVGANIPTAKSDRVLVQLDEKDGADQVRLEHDEKAASATKTGKAAKSKTGRSK
- a CDS encoding ATP-binding cassette domain-containing protein, which gives rise to MIKLTNVTYSYPEQPQPALNHLTLSIEVGESVCIMGANGCGKSTFALMLAGLFEPQGGRLEIHDPSHAVLPVGLLFQNPDNQMVAVTVEKEIAFALENLGTRPDEMEGRISETLERFRIGHLRKRLTSELSGGEKQRVALGSVMVLRPPILVLDEPDSFLDQAGKSFLADELKRLKTATPDLIEIRITQYPHVARQYDRLIVMLDGSVVADGCPREIFADEELCVRSSLSCSPADSDQMIPASFDLTPPDDALQQIAAVKLGFGYSGESQIIENLSFCLEAGEILGVVGPSGSGKSSLVQLMCGLLTPTRGEVRLSDAEGSQLTPDRLRGSVTALFQQPERQFFLSTCTEEIAFGPSNFGRAPAKAQIAALFKLAGLNGEVFRDRDPITLSGGEKRRLAFAAVLSMRPRFVLFDEPTCGLDQEGVGRFIQLCRQLKKQRVGMMIVTHDGDIIYDLTDMVLTLSDHQSARLHTKSEFFDTPGLASIVSTLSGDRG